A stretch of the Mesorhizobium sp. Pch-S genome encodes the following:
- a CDS encoding FAD-binding oxidoreductase — protein sequence MPYQSPISPGRSWYEDSAGPRPEYPTLDGDRQADVVIVGGGFTGLSAAVHLAKAGTNVVLIESYRFGDGASGRNGGQMGTGQRAWAEELESEYGLTRARALFDLAEEAKAHLIDFSTANGIEIDYMPGQLSVAHKPRYVDDYKAHAEIMATRFNYPHITFMDARETAERLGSTLYYGGSRDTGTGHIHPLKLVIGTARAAAAAGAHIFENTQATSIAAQGGKVKVTTARGTITADKCLLAANAYGGDLEPVSASHIMPIGSFIGATVPLGDELKVLPGGESVDDSRFVVRYFRKSKDNRLLFGGREVYAVNDPKDIHIHIRKQITEIYPALKDVEITHGWGGYVGITVPRKPFVREVMPNVLSIGGYSGHGVMLSNFFGKLYAETVSGNRDRLKLIEELKIPPFPGGRRFRAPLLFLALNWFALRDRI from the coding sequence ATGCCCTACCAATCCCCCATTTCCCCCGGCCGCTCCTGGTATGAGGACAGTGCCGGTCCGCGTCCTGAGTATCCCACGCTGGACGGCGACCGGCAGGCCGATGTCGTCATCGTCGGCGGCGGCTTCACCGGCCTTTCGGCCGCTGTGCATCTGGCCAAGGCCGGCACCAATGTGGTGCTGATCGAAAGCTACCGGTTCGGCGACGGTGCGTCCGGCCGCAACGGCGGCCAGATGGGCACGGGCCAGCGCGCCTGGGCGGAGGAACTGGAAAGCGAATACGGCCTCACCCGCGCCAGGGCGCTGTTCGACCTCGCCGAAGAAGCCAAGGCGCATCTCATCGACTTCTCCACCGCCAACGGCATCGAGATCGACTACATGCCCGGCCAGCTGTCGGTGGCGCACAAGCCGCGCTACGTCGACGATTACAAGGCGCATGCCGAGATCATGGCAACGCGCTTCAACTATCCGCACATCACGTTCATGGATGCCAGGGAGACGGCCGAGCGGCTCGGCTCGACACTCTATTACGGCGGCAGCCGGGACACCGGCACCGGCCACATCCATCCGCTGAAGCTGGTGATCGGCACGGCACGCGCGGCCGCGGCCGCCGGCGCGCATATCTTCGAGAATACGCAGGCCACCAGCATTGCGGCGCAGGGCGGCAAGGTGAAGGTGACGACGGCACGTGGCACGATCACCGCCGACAAGTGCCTGCTCGCCGCCAATGCGTATGGCGGCGACCTCGAACCGGTGAGCGCGTCGCATATCATGCCGATCGGCTCCTTCATCGGCGCCACCGTGCCGCTGGGCGACGAACTGAAGGTGCTGCCTGGCGGCGAATCGGTCGACGATTCCCGCTTCGTGGTGCGCTATTTCCGCAAGTCGAAGGACAACCGGCTTCTGTTCGGCGGACGCGAGGTCTATGCGGTCAACGACCCGAAGGACATCCACATCCATATCCGCAAGCAGATCACCGAGATCTATCCGGCGCTGAAGGATGTCGAGATCACGCATGGCTGGGGCGGCTATGTCGGCATCACCGTGCCGCGCAAGCCCTTCGTGCGCGAAGTGATGCCGAATGTCCTCTCCATCGGCGGCTATTCCGGCCACGGCGTCATGCTGTCGAACTTCTTCGGCAAGCTTTATGCCGAGACGGTTTCGGGCAACCGCGATCGCCTCAAGCTGATCGAAGAATTAAAGATACCCCCCTTCCCGGGCGGACGCCGCTTCCGTGCGCCGCTGCTGTTCCTGGCGCTCAACTGGTTCGCGCTGCGCGACCGGATTTGA
- a CDS encoding response regulator transcription factor, whose product MRILLLEDEPEMASVLKTALERRHVIVDHVATIADAEAAAAFGPYDALVLDRRLPDGEGLDLIPKLRASRVDAPILMLTALGGLDDRVAGLDGGADDYLAKPFAVEELMARLRALQRRPATLRSELIVVGRLTYDFHHREAMVNNKPLELLRREQLALEALIRRPGRAVLRSTLEESVYAMDDEIGSNALDSHLSRLRRKLDEVDAGVEIRAIRNLGYLLRAVT is encoded by the coding sequence ATGCGTATTCTGCTGCTCGAGGACGAGCCGGAGATGGCTTCGGTGCTGAAGACGGCGCTGGAGCGCCGGCATGTCATCGTCGATCATGTCGCCACCATCGCGGACGCCGAGGCCGCTGCCGCCTTCGGTCCTTATGATGCGCTGGTTCTCGACCGGCGGCTGCCGGACGGCGAGGGCCTGGATCTGATTCCGAAGCTGCGGGCCAGCCGCGTCGATGCGCCGATCCTGATGCTGACCGCGCTCGGCGGACTGGATGACCGCGTCGCCGGGCTCGACGGCGGCGCCGACGATTATCTGGCCAAGCCTTTCGCCGTGGAGGAGCTGATGGCGCGGCTGCGTGCCCTGCAGCGCCGGCCGGCGACCTTGCGCTCCGAGCTCATCGTGGTCGGGCGCCTGACCTATGACTTCCATCATCGCGAGGCGATGGTGAACAACAAGCCGCTCGAATTGCTGCGCCGTGAACAACTGGCCCTGGAGGCCCTGATCCGCCGGCCCGGTCGCGCGGTGCTGCGCTCGACGCTGGAGGAATCGGTCTATGCCATGGACGACGAGATCGGCTCCAATGCCCTGGATTCCCATCTCTCGCGGTTGCGGCGCAAACTCGACGAGGTCGATGCCGGCGTCGAGATCCGGGCGATCCGCAATCTCGGCTATCTGCTGCGTGCGGTGACATGA
- the zwf gene encoding glucose-6-phosphate dehydrogenase codes for MTSQIIPVDPFDFIIFGGTGDLSERKLLPALYYRQRDHQFSEPTRIIGTSRTKMSDDEFRAFAKKAIESHVAAADIDAKELDVFLARLSYVPADATSGTGFDELKKAIGDSKAIRAFYMAVSPSLFGSISDQLKQHKLITPTSRIVVEKPIGRDLASARALNDLVGDDFDESQIFRIDHYLGKETVQNLMALRFANALYEPLWNSAHIDHVQITVAETVGLEDRVTYYDKAGALRDMVQNHMLQLLCLVAMEVPSSMDADAVRDEKLKVLRALKRINGTEAPKQTVRGQYRAGASAGGPVKGYVEELGAESNTETFVAIKAEIANWRWAGVPFYLRTGKRLASRVSEIVIEFKPIPHSIFNGDSAGPIFANQLVIRLQPNEGVKQYIMIKDPGPGGMRLRQISLDMSFAQQFQGRAPDAYERLIMDVIRGNQTLFMRRDEVEAAWKWIDPIQNAWENARQDAQGYTAGTWGPSASIALIERDGRTWHESN; via the coding sequence ATGACCAGCCAGATCATCCCCGTCGACCCGTTCGACTTCATCATTTTCGGTGGCACCGGCGATCTGTCGGAACGCAAGCTCCTGCCGGCACTCTATTATCGCCAGCGCGACCATCAGTTCTCCGAGCCGACCAGGATCATCGGCACGTCGCGAACCAAGATGAGCGACGACGAATTCCGCGCCTTCGCAAAGAAGGCGATCGAGAGCCATGTCGCAGCGGCCGATATCGATGCCAAGGAACTGGACGTCTTCCTTGCCCGCCTTTCCTACGTACCGGCTGACGCCACCAGCGGCACCGGCTTCGATGAGCTGAAGAAGGCGATCGGCGATTCAAAGGCCATCCGCGCCTTCTACATGGCGGTTTCGCCGTCGCTGTTCGGTTCGATCTCGGATCAGCTCAAGCAGCACAAGCTGATCACGCCGACCTCGCGCATCGTCGTGGAGAAGCCGATCGGACGAGACCTCGCTTCGGCCAGGGCGCTGAACGACCTGGTCGGCGACGATTTCGACGAAAGCCAGATTTTCCGCATCGACCACTATCTCGGCAAGGAGACCGTGCAGAACCTGATGGCGCTGCGCTTCGCCAACGCGCTCTACGAGCCGTTGTGGAATTCGGCCCATATCGACCATGTCCAGATCACTGTGGCCGAGACCGTCGGCCTCGAAGACCGCGTCACCTATTACGACAAGGCTGGCGCGCTGCGCGACATGGTCCAGAACCACATGCTGCAGCTGCTCTGCCTCGTCGCCATGGAAGTGCCTTCCTCGATGGATGCGGACGCCGTGCGCGACGAGAAGCTGAAGGTGTTGCGTGCGCTGAAGCGCATCAACGGCACCGAAGCGCCGAAACAGACCGTGCGTGGCCAGTACCGTGCCGGCGCTTCCGCCGGCGGTCCGGTGAAGGGTTATGTCGAGGAACTCGGCGCCGAAAGCAACACCGAGACCTTCGTCGCCATCAAGGCCGAGATCGCCAACTGGCGCTGGGCCGGGGTGCCGTTCTACCTGCGCACCGGCAAGCGGCTGGCGTCGCGCGTTTCTGAGATCGTCATCGAGTTCAAGCCGATCCCGCATTCGATTTTCAACGGCGACAGCGCCGGGCCGATCTTCGCCAACCAGCTCGTCATCCGCCTGCAGCCGAACGAGGGCGTCAAGCAGTACATCATGATCAAGGATCCGGGCCCGGGCGGCATGCGCCTGCGCCAGATCTCGCTCGACATGAGCTTCGCGCAGCAGTTCCAGGGCCGCGCGCCGGACGCCTATGAACGCCTGATCATGGACGTGATCCGCGGCAACCAGACGCTGTTCATGCGCCGCGACGAAGTCGAGGCGGCCTGGAAATGGATCGACCCGATCCAGAACGCCTGGGAAAATGCCCGCCAGGACGCGCAGGGCTATACTGCCGGAACCTGGGGTCCGTCCGCATCGATCGCGCTGATCGAGCGTGACGGCCGCACCTGGCACGAGAGCAACTGA
- a CDS encoding aldehyde dehydrogenase family protein, translated as MDGHLSSSVAEGRSFRQIIGGKAVDAVSGLRIDVAAPSDGQVFASIPASGQADVDLAVASARSAFEDGPWAKMPAVERGRCLTRLFQLVEKHGAELAALESRDTGKPVRQGKADVAATMRYYEFYGGAADKIHGATIPFLDGYTALTLREPHGVVAGIIPWNYPLQILARVAGAALAMGNTLVVKPAEDASLTTIRMAELALEAGIPEGVFNVITGYGREAGALLSGHPDVDYVTFTGSPVTGTAIQQAAAVHNRGVTMELGGKSPQLVFADTDLEKAVPVLVNAIIQNGGQTCSAGSRVLVERPVYDEVAKALAERFSKLVAGPHDADLDLGALINPRQQARVAGMVADAEKAGIPVLARGSVDKAAPASGYYFAPALFGSVDPAATIAQEEVFGPVLTLFAFDSEDEAVRLANGTEFGLVAGIWTRDGARQHRLAKRVRSGQVFVNGYGAGGGIELPFGGFKRSGHGREKGFEALYDMSATKTVVFNHG; from the coding sequence ATGGACGGACATCTTTCGAGCTCGGTTGCGGAAGGCCGCAGCTTTCGCCAGATCATTGGCGGCAAGGCGGTCGATGCCGTTTCCGGCCTGCGCATCGATGTCGCCGCTCCCTCGGATGGCCAGGTGTTCGCCTCGATTCCGGCATCCGGGCAGGCCGATGTCGATCTGGCGGTGGCCAGTGCGCGCAGCGCCTTCGAGGATGGCCCGTGGGCAAAAATGCCGGCGGTGGAACGCGGCCGCTGCCTGACCCGGCTGTTCCAGCTGGTCGAAAAGCACGGCGCCGAACTCGCGGCGCTGGAATCGCGTGATACCGGCAAGCCCGTGCGGCAGGGCAAGGCCGATGTTGCCGCCACCATGCGTTATTACGAATTCTACGGCGGCGCCGCCGACAAGATCCACGGTGCCACCATTCCCTTCCTCGACGGTTATACCGCGCTGACGCTGCGCGAGCCGCATGGTGTCGTCGCTGGCATCATTCCGTGGAACTATCCGCTGCAGATCCTGGCGCGCGTCGCCGGTGCAGCACTCGCCATGGGCAACACACTGGTGGTGAAGCCGGCCGAGGATGCCTCGCTCACCACCATTCGCATGGCGGAACTGGCGCTGGAAGCAGGAATCCCGGAAGGCGTCTTCAACGTCATCACCGGTTACGGCCGCGAGGCGGGTGCGCTCCTGTCGGGTCACCCCGATGTCGACTATGTCACCTTTACCGGCTCGCCGGTCACCGGCACGGCGATCCAGCAGGCGGCAGCGGTGCACAATCGCGGCGTCACCATGGAGCTCGGCGGCAAGTCGCCGCAACTGGTGTTCGCCGACACCGACCTCGAAAAGGCCGTGCCGGTGCTGGTCAACGCCATCATCCAGAACGGTGGCCAGACCTGCTCTGCCGGCAGCCGCGTGCTCGTGGAGCGGCCGGTCTATGACGAGGTTGCCAAGGCGCTTGCCGAACGCTTCTCGAAACTGGTCGCCGGTCCACACGATGCCGATCTCGATCTCGGTGCGCTGATCAATCCACGCCAGCAGGCACGTGTCGCCGGCATGGTGGCCGATGCCGAAAAGGCCGGCATCCCGGTGCTGGCGCGCGGTTCGGTCGACAAGGCGGCGCCGGCCAGCGGCTATTATTTCGCGCCGGCGCTGTTCGGTTCCGTCGATCCTGCCGCCACCATTGCGCAGGAAGAGGTGTTCGGTCCGGTGCTGACCCTGTTTGCCTTCGACAGCGAGGACGAGGCGGTCAGGCTCGCCAATGGCACCGAATTCGGCCTCGTCGCAGGCATCTGGACCAGGGACGGCGCGCGCCAGCACCGGCTGGCCAAGCGGGTGCGTTCCGGCCAGGTGTTCGTCAATGGTTACGGTGCCGGCGGCGGCATCGAACTGCCCTTCGGCGGTTTCAAGCGTTCCGGCCATGGCCGCGAGAAAGGCTTCGAGGCGCTGTACGACATGTCGGCGACAAAGACCGTCGTGTTCAATCACGGGTAG
- the pgl gene encoding 6-phosphogluconolactonase, giving the protein MAGNYRRNDFADRESLAAALAETVAGRLSTEIRATQAASLAVSGGSTPARFFEVLSNTGIAWDSVNLTLIDERYVPDTSPRSNAGLVKARLLQNKAAAAHFLPLYRGGELDADLKDAEHFLTTFFNPPDVAILGMGNDGHTASFFPDAKELEHLLDPTSRDEIAAVHADSAGELRLTLTLSLIRRARFLALHIEGAEKLETLEKALAPGSQLPIRRVIDAATSPVEIFWAP; this is encoded by the coding sequence ATGGCCGGGAATTATCGCCGCAACGACTTCGCCGACCGGGAGAGCCTGGCCGCCGCGCTTGCCGAGACGGTCGCCGGAAGGCTGTCGACCGAAATCCGGGCCACGCAGGCGGCGAGCCTCGCCGTCTCCGGCGGCTCGACCCCTGCCCGCTTCTTCGAGGTGCTGTCGAACACCGGCATCGCCTGGGACAGCGTCAACCTGACGCTGATCGACGAACGCTACGTGCCCGACACCTCGCCGCGCTCCAATGCCGGCCTGGTCAAGGCCAGGCTGCTGCAGAACAAGGCGGCCGCCGCCCATTTCCTGCCGCTCTACCGCGGCGGCGAACTCGACGCGGACCTGAAGGACGCCGAGCATTTCCTGACGACCTTCTTCAATCCGCCCGACGTGGCGATCCTCGGCATGGGCAATGACGGCCACACGGCTTCATTCTTCCCGGACGCGAAGGAGCTGGAGCATCTGCTCGACCCCACCTCGCGTGACGAGATCGCCGCCGTCCATGCCGACAGCGCCGGCGAGTTGCGACTGACACTAACGCTTTCGCTGATCCGCCGGGCGCGCTTCCTCGCCCTGCATATCGAAGGCGCCGAAAAGCTTGAGACGCTTGAAAAGGCGCTCGCGCCGGGATCGCAACTGCCGATCCGTCGCGTCATCGATGCAGCGACGAGCCCGGTCGAAATCTTCTGGGCCCCCTGA
- a CDS encoding HAMP domain-containing sensor histidine kinase, with translation MKKRPRPRSLQWVLVRRLILLQAAMLLVFLGLLTLVLFIAQPRLLVDNEEAAVIVGEALSRDGNGQLVLRETEDLKRFRQSFPNMWFVARDQNGQELHRGNVPAVYAGGGDGLLKSVDRAALTFAQNDLRPAATLANLDTPAGRVGVIASTLSSRAENDGVEVNIDLQIELARNPDGTTNWLRVGPILLILTVVMLMPIIIVMGFTTLVTTPAVVRRSLAGLVATAEEASAIDIDNRAVQLPTEGVPQEVAPLVQAFNRALARLGEGYEKRNRFLTDAAHELRTPIAIMRTRAELLREDPESRKLLQDIERLSHLAQQLLDSQAIDHSSGQRDVVDLVDLARNLAADFAPLALEAGYELSFEPAGGKVPVNIRQQQIERAVANLLRNAIEHGGGSGTITVFVDDEGGLEIHDEGPGIPQAERERVFEPFYRLRPRSTGAGLGLNLVREIARLHGGTVEILDGAWKGTHIRLQLPLAATVKPAVKSGRAARTS, from the coding sequence ATGAAAAAGAGGCCGCGTCCGCGTTCGCTGCAATGGGTGCTGGTGCGCAGGCTGATCCTGCTGCAGGCAGCCATGCTGCTTGTCTTCCTGGGCCTGCTCACCCTGGTGCTTTTCATCGCGCAGCCGCGCCTGCTGGTCGACAATGAAGAGGCGGCCGTTATCGTTGGCGAGGCGCTGAGCCGTGACGGCAACGGACAGCTGGTGCTCAGGGAGACCGAAGACCTCAAGCGGTTCCGCCAGAGTTTTCCGAACATGTGGTTCGTGGCGCGTGACCAGAACGGCCAGGAATTGCATCGCGGCAACGTGCCTGCGGTGTATGCCGGCGGTGGCGACGGCTTGCTGAAGAGTGTCGACCGTGCCGCGCTGACATTTGCACAGAACGATCTGCGTCCGGCTGCTACCCTTGCCAACCTGGATACACCGGCCGGCCGTGTGGGCGTGATCGCCTCCACTCTGTCATCGCGCGCTGAAAACGATGGCGTCGAGGTCAACATCGACCTGCAGATCGAGCTGGCGCGCAATCCCGACGGCACCACCAACTGGCTGCGCGTCGGGCCGATCCTGCTCATCCTCACCGTCGTCATGCTGATGCCGATCATCATCGTCATGGGCTTCACCACGCTGGTGACGACGCCGGCGGTCGTGCGCCGCTCGCTTGCCGGGCTGGTCGCCACCGCCGAGGAAGCCAGCGCCATCGACATCGACAATCGTGCCGTACAGCTGCCGACCGAAGGTGTGCCGCAGGAGGTGGCGCCGCTGGTGCAGGCGTTCAATCGCGCGCTTGCCCGGCTCGGTGAGGGGTACGAAAAGCGTAACCGTTTCCTTACGGATGCTGCGCATGAACTGCGCACGCCAATCGCCATCATGCGCACGCGCGCCGAATTGCTGCGCGAGGATCCAGAGAGCCGCAAGCTGCTGCAGGACATCGAACGCCTGTCGCATCTTGCGCAGCAATTGTTGGACAGCCAGGCAATCGATCATTCGTCCGGCCAGCGCGACGTGGTCGACCTGGTCGATCTCGCCCGGAACCTGGCAGCCGATTTTGCGCCGCTGGCGCTTGAGGCCGGTTATGAGCTGTCTTTCGAGCCGGCCGGAGGCAAGGTGCCGGTCAACATCCGGCAGCAGCAGATCGAACGTGCGGTCGCCAATCTCCTGCGCAACGCCATCGAGCACGGCGGCGGTTCGGGCACCATCACCGTCTTCGTCGATGATGAGGGTGGCCTTGAGATCCACGACGAAGGACCGGGCATTCCTCAGGCGGAGCGCGAGCGCGTGTTCGAGCCGTTCTACCGGCTAAGGCCGCGATCCACCGGTGCGGGGCTTGGCCTCAACCTTGTCCGCGAGATCGCGCGCCTGCATGGCGGCACCGTCGAAATCCTCGATGGCGCCTGGAAAGGCACGCATATCCGGCTGCAACTGCCGCTGGCGGCAACGGTCAAGCCTGCGGTCAAATCCGGTCGCGCAGCGCGAACCAGTTGA
- a CDS encoding SH3 domain-containing protein, translating into MKRPLGFGASRPHRISMQFGYNTKPSFWQKVGAHSHLVIAAVGTMALLSVAGTALWLALPSGERQAFAKHPVASEAAASEQSAEPAQVAEQKPAEPAVTTAKGAQVKPTAVQTATASAVPSNTPKPQTAAAIQEAAKSVVVAKPGQDDADDTEDEPTTEQAFAEPEDTSSPAEAVLAKAAPVPQAKPAKVKAESTAGIPAAEEPEQEATPAAASGNGTILRSVTMRSGPKKGAGVIATVPAKASVDVISCGKHKWCEIVYQNKRGWIYQGFLNRG; encoded by the coding sequence TTGAAACGGCCGCTCGGTTTCGGAGCGTCCAGGCCGCACCGCATTTCGATGCAGTTCGGCTACAACACAAAGCCGTCCTTCTGGCAGAAAGTCGGAGCGCACTCTCATCTGGTGATCGCGGCCGTCGGCACCATGGCGCTGCTCAGCGTCGCCGGCACCGCACTGTGGCTGGCGCTGCCATCGGGCGAAAGGCAAGCTTTCGCCAAACATCCGGTCGCCTCCGAGGCCGCAGCTTCCGAGCAGAGCGCTGAACCCGCGCAGGTCGCGGAACAGAAGCCTGCCGAGCCGGCAGTCACCACCGCGAAGGGCGCACAGGTCAAGCCGACCGCCGTACAGACAGCAACTGCAAGCGCCGTACCTTCCAACACGCCAAAGCCGCAGACGGCTGCCGCGATCCAGGAGGCCGCCAAATCGGTGGTGGTCGCCAAGCCTGGCCAGGACGACGCGGACGACACCGAAGACGAGCCGACCACCGAACAGGCCTTTGCCGAGCCGGAAGATACGAGCTCCCCTGCCGAAGCCGTGCTGGCCAAGGCAGCGCCGGTGCCACAGGCAAAGCCCGCGAAGGTAAAGGCTGAATCGACCGCCGGCATTCCTGCAGCGGAAGAGCCCGAGCAGGAAGCGACTCCCGCCGCGGCGAGTGGCAACGGAACGATCCTGCGCTCGGTGACAATGCGTTCAGGCCCGAAGAAAGGCGCCGGCGTCATTGCCACGGTGCCGGCCAAGGCCAGCGTCGACGTCATCTCGTGCGGCAAGCACAAATGGTGCGAGATCGTCTACCAGAACAAGCGCGGCTGGATCTACCAGGGCTTCCTCAACCGCGGGTGA
- the edd gene encoding phosphogluconate dehydratase: MTARSDIEAITSRIRERSRASRETYLGRIDAASSRVANRGVLSCGNLAHGFAVCSPSEKVALGADRVPNLGIITSYNDMLSAHQPFESYPQLIKQAATEAGGIAQVAGGVPAMCDGVTQGQPGMELSLFSRDVIAMAAAIGLSHNMFDAAVYLGVCDKIVPGLVIAALTFGHLPAVFIPAGPMTSGIPNDEKARVRQLYAEGKCGRAELLEAESKSYHGPGTCTFYGTANSNQMLMEIMGLHTPGASFVNPGTPLRDALTREATKRALSLTAMGNAYTPVGRMIDERSFVNGIVGLHATGGSTNHTIHLIAMAAAAGIKLTWQDISDLSEAVPLLARVYPNGLSDVNHFHAAGGLGFMIRELLDAGLLHEDVQTVWGEGLRPYTVEARLGADGSVMREAAPAVSGDEKVLVPVKQAFQATGGLKVLAGNLGHAIIKTSAVKPERRIIEAPAKVFHSQQGLNDAFKAGELTGDFVAVIRFQGPKANGMPELHKLTTVLGILQDRGQRVALVTDGRMSGASGKVPAAIHVTPEALEDGPIARVHDGDIVRLDGEAGTLEVLVPAGEFAVRSSASADLSEHEFGLGRELFAGFRQMAGRADHGASAFG, translated from the coding sequence ATGACAGCCAGATCCGACATCGAAGCCATCACCAGCCGTATCCGCGAGCGCTCCCGCGCCAGCCGCGAGACCTATCTCGGCCGCATCGACGCAGCATCAAGCCGCGTCGCCAATCGCGGCGTGCTGTCCTGCGGCAACCTCGCCCACGGCTTCGCCGTCTGCAGCCCTTCGGAGAAGGTCGCGCTCGGTGCCGACCGCGTGCCGAACCTCGGCATCATCACCTCCTACAACGACATGCTGTCGGCGCATCAGCCGTTCGAGAGCTATCCGCAGCTCATCAAGCAGGCAGCAACGGAGGCCGGCGGCATTGCCCAGGTCGCAGGCGGGGTGCCGGCCATGTGCGACGGCGTCACCCAGGGCCAGCCCGGCATGGAACTGTCGCTGTTCTCGCGCGACGTGATCGCCATGGCTGCCGCGATCGGGCTTTCGCACAACATGTTCGACGCCGCCGTCTATCTCGGCGTCTGCGACAAGATCGTGCCGGGGCTGGTGATCGCAGCTCTCACCTTCGGCCATCTGCCGGCCGTCTTCATTCCGGCGGGCCCGATGACCTCCGGCATCCCGAATGACGAAAAGGCGCGCGTGCGCCAGCTCTATGCGGAAGGCAAATGCGGGCGCGCCGAACTGCTGGAGGCCGAGTCCAAATCCTATCACGGCCCCGGCACCTGCACCTTCTACGGCACCGCCAACTCCAACCAGATGCTGATGGAGATCATGGGCCTGCACACGCCGGGCGCTTCCTTCGTCAATCCCGGCACGCCGCTGCGCGACGCGCTGACCCGCGAGGCCACCAAGCGGGCCCTGAGCCTGACCGCCATGGGCAACGCCTATACGCCGGTCGGCCGCATGATCGACGAGCGCTCCTTCGTCAACGGCATCGTCGGCCTGCATGCCACCGGCGGCTCGACCAACCACACCATCCACCTGATCGCGATGGCGGCCGCAGCCGGCATCAAGCTGACCTGGCAGGATATTTCCGATCTTTCCGAGGCGGTGCCGCTGCTCGCCCGCGTCTATCCGAACGGGCTTTCCGACGTGAACCATTTCCACGCCGCCGGCGGGCTCGGCTTCATGATCCGCGAGCTGCTCGATGCCGGCCTGCTGCATGAGGACGTGCAGACGGTGTGGGGCGAAGGCCTGCGCCCTTACACGGTCGAAGCCAGGCTTGGCGCCGACGGTTCCGTCATGCGCGAGGCCGCCCCCGCGGTGAGCGGCGACGAGAAGGTGCTGGTGCCAGTGAAGCAGGCCTTCCAGGCGACCGGCGGCCTCAAGGTGCTCGCCGGCAATCTCGGCCACGCCATCATCAAGACCTCCGCCGTCAAGCCGGAGCGGCGCATCATCGAAGCACCCGCCAAGGTGTTCCACAGCCAGCAGGGCCTGAACGATGCCTTCAAGGCCGGCGAGCTGACCGGCGATTTCGTCGCCGTCATCCGCTTCCAGGGGCCCAAGGCCAATGGCATGCCGGAACTGCACAAGCTGACCACGGTGCTCGGCATCCTGCAGGACCGTGGCCAGCGCGTGGCGCTGGTCACCGACGGGCGCATGTCTGGCGCTTCCGGCAAGGTGCCGGCAGCAATCCACGTCACGCCGGAAGCGCTGGAAGACGGCCCGATCGCCCGCGTGCATGACGGTGACATCGTCAGGCTCGACGGCGAAGCAGGCACGCTGGAAGTGCTGGTGCCGGCCGGCGAGTTCGCCGTACGGTCCTCGGCCTCGGCCGACCTTTCCGAGCACGAATTCGGGCTGGGCCGCGAACTGTTCGCCGGCTTCCGCCAGATGGCCGGCCGCGCCGACCACGGCGCCAGCGCGTTCGGCTGA